A stretch of Odocoileus virginianus isolate 20LAN1187 ecotype Illinois chromosome 31, Ovbor_1.2, whole genome shotgun sequence DNA encodes these proteins:
- the DIRAS2 gene encoding GTP-binding protein Di-Ras2 yields the protein MPEQSNDYRVAVFGAGGVGKSSLVLRFVKGTFRESYIPTVEDTYRQVISCDKSICTLQITDTTGSHQFPAMQRLSISKGHAFILVYSITSRQSLEELKPIYEQICEIKGDVESIPIMLVGNKCDESPNREVESSEAEVLARKWKCAFMETSAKLNLNVKELFQELLNLEKRRTVSLQIDGKKSKQQKRKEKLKGKCVVM from the coding sequence ATGCCGGAGCAGAGCAATGATTACAGGGTGGCCGTGTTCGGCGCAGGTGGTGTTGGCAAGAGCTCTCTCGTCTTGAGGTTTGTGAAAGGCACGTTTCGGGAGAGCTACATCCCCACCGTGGAAGACACGTACCGGCAGGTCATCAGCTGTGACAAGAGCATCTGCACCCTGCAGATCACGGACACCACGGGCAGCCACCAGTTCCCGGCCATGCAGCGGCTATCCATCTCCAAAGGCCACGCCTTCATCCTGGTCTACTCCATCACCAGCCGGCAGTCTCTGGAGGAGCTCAAGCCCATCTATGAACAGATCTGCGAGATCAAAGGGGACGTGGAGAGCATCCCCATCATGCTGGTGGGGAACAAGTGTGACGAGAGCCCGAACCGCGAAGTGGAGAGCAGCGAGGCCGAGGTGCTGGCCCGCAAGTGGAAGTGCGCCTTCATGGAGACCTCGGCCAAGCTCAACCTCAACGTGAAGGAGCTCTTCCAGGAGCTGCTCAACCTGGAGAAGCGCAGGACCGTGAGCCTCCAAATCGACGGGAAAAAGAGCAagcagcagaaaaggaaagagaagctcAAGGGCAAATGCGTGGTGATGTGA